One Dictyostelium discoideum AX4 chromosome 3 chromosome, whole genome shotgun sequence genomic region harbors:
- the ptpB gene encoding phosphotyrosine phosphatase ptp2 — MDESFDAFEIKPNSSIIEHFNNHPTCIDKEFNFILQKTELRALETDKFRSALEAKNKLKNRYSNVLPFEETRVKINIDDDDDDEDDNEDDIIVSNNNNNNNNNEKRIKRNSIGSSGQSDVMSNSSDEEDHGGSGDEGTTLSDYINASFINNGTYICTQGPLLNTIVDFWKMIWEQNSNIIVMLTREEENFKTKCDKYWPDKDEERYGNFIVKFDNNITIPDILIRREFTLENLKDNKTRKIYHFQYTTWPDHGTPVSTTGFLKFVSFVDHEKRSGPIVVHCSAGIGRSGTFVAIHSIVAKFAKHYDEKKQAPSINLPKLVVEMRNERPGMVQTRDQYRFCYLAISEAMNTVLKKEQKKRKGLSYSYSSIPLTGPEHD, encoded by the exons ATGGATGAATCATTTGATGCTTTTGAAATAAAACCAAATAGCAGTATTATTGaacattttaataatcacCCAACTTGTATagataaagaatttaat tttattttacaaaaaactGAATTAAGAGCACTTGAAACAGATAAATTTAGATCAGCACTTGAGGCgaaaaataaactaaaaaatagatattcTAATGTTCTACCCT ttgAAGAAACAAgagttaaaataaatatagatgatgatgatgatgatgaggatgataATGAGGATGATATAATagtaagtaataataataataataataataataatgagaaaagaattaaaagaaatagtaTAGGAAGTTCAGGTCAAAGTGATGTAATGAGTAATTCAAGTGATGAGGAGGATCATGGTGGAAGTGGTGATGAAGGTACCACTTTATCTGATTATATTAATGCTAGTTTTATAAAT aatGGAACTTATATATGTACACAAGGACCTTTACTTAATacaattgttgatttttgGAAAATGATTTGGGAACAAAATAGCAATATAATTGTAATGTTAACTAGGGAAgaagaaaattttaaaacgaAATGTGATAAATATTGGCCTgataaagatgaagaaaGATATGGAAATTTTATagttaaatttgataataatataacaatacccgatattttaattagaaGAGAATTTACGTTAGAAAATTTAAAG gATAATAAAACTAGaaagatttatcattttcaatatacTACATGGCCAGATCATGGTACACCAGTTTCAACAACTGGatttttaaagtttgttAGTTTTGTAGATCATGAAAAGAGAAGTGGACCAATTGTTGTTCATTGTAGCGCAGGTATTGGTAGATCAGGTACATTTGTAGCCATTCATAGTATTGTTGCTAAATTTGCAAAACATTATGATGAAAAGAAACAAGCACCATCAATAAATTTACCAAAGTTGGTTGTAGAGATGAGAAATGAAAGACCAGGTATGGTTCAAACCAGAGATCAATATAGATTTTGTTATCTTGCTATCTCTGAAGCTATGAATACTGTATTAAAGAAAGAACAAAAGAAACGTAAAGGTTTATCATATTCTTATTCAAGTATTCCACTTACTGGTCCGGAACAtgattaa
- a CDS encoding multi antimicrobial extrusion family protein (Similar to MatE): MLKFEEFKSFSKKNFSFFQEQYQISKKELIILLKWSIPLIVSNLLNNVSYLFVNLIFVGKQSADQLAGVALSNTWTYCTMSLATGLANAMDTLVSQSFGANNLTLVGLTLQRASLVSNASFLIVTALWCITEKFLLLVGQDSEVSYYAQQYSLFLLPGLWFYLQTNVLQKYLQCQGVMWPSIVVGFIMNAFNVLFNFLFVGENYGDFSYKGAALATSISRILAFFLMLAVIKIWKLHEETWFGWKRECLSLQGFKEYLKLGGPASIQHASEAIGFEVLTILAGLLGPGKVPLDAHSVTYNFTQLTYQFPSGISIATSVRVGQLLGSKNESMAKRVSWMAFVISLIFMGIIAIIQYTCRHVIGYIYSDSEDVVQTVAKILPIAALFQIFDGGQTIFQGVVRGMGRVITGALCNFIAFYVISIPLSAVFAFPLDKGVEGLWWGLCVGLVTICVILIIIIFRVNWTTEMDRAFERTKSMNMSQADLENGLELQQKQMAQQENNCGSSTDGVSTSEGSPITTIKVTTEAVVQESYDDDINDKNSDNNNKNNKKNNNSDDEDDDDEDVKSNKKRRGYNNYRTSSHHQMRTNSNNNFRTNSHNNFRTNSSPDFRNEVPDQSVNRCHPQ; this comes from the exons atGTTAAAGTTCGAAGAATTTAAAAGCTTCTCAAAGAAAAATTTCTCATTTTTTCAAGAACAATATCAAATtagtaaaaaagaattaataatccTTTTAAAATGGTCTATTCCATTAattgtttcaaatttattaaataatgtttCTTATTTATtcgtaaatttaatttttgtg gGTAAACAAAGTGCTGATCAATTAGCAGGTGTTGCATTATCAAATACATGGACATATTGCACAATGAGTTTAGCTACTGGTTTAGCAAATGCTATGGATACATTAGTATCACAATCATTTGGtgcaaataatttaacattaGTTGGATTGACATTACAAAGAGCGTCACTTGTATCGAAtgcatcatttttaatagttACAGCATTATGGTGTATAACTGAAAAattcttattattagttgGACAAGATAGTGAAGTATCTTATTACGCTCAAcaatattcattatttttattaccagGACTTTGGTTTTACCTTCAAACAAATGTTTtacaaaaatatttacaatgTCAAGGTGTAATGTGGCCATCGATTGTGGTTGGTTTCATTATGAATGCATTCAATGTattatttaactttttatttgtCGGTGAGAATTATGGAGATTTCTCATATAAAGGCGCGGCATTAGCCACATCAATCTCTAGAATATTGGCGTTTTTCTTAATGTTGGCAGTGATAAAAATTTGGAAACTTCATGAAGAGACTTGGTTTGGATGGAAACGAGAATGTCTAAGTTTACAAGGATTTAAAGAGTATCTTAAATTGGGGGGACCAGCATCCATCCAGCATGCCTCGGAAGCCATTGGTTTTGAGGTTTTAACGATTTTAGCAGGTTTATTGGGCCCGGGCAAAGTGCCATTGGATGCCCATTCAGTTACATATAATTTCACACAATTGACATACCAATTCCCAAGCGGCATTTCCATAGCGACATCAGTGCGTGTCGGTCAATTATTAGGTAGTAAAAATGAGTCAATGGCCAAGAGAGTATCTTGGATGGCATTTGTCATATCATTGATTTTCATGGGTATAATAGCGATTATTCAATATACTTGCAGACATGTAATTGGCTACATTTACTCAGACTCTGAGGATGTAGTTCAAACAGTTGCTAAAATTTTACCAATAGCTGCACTCTTTCAAATTTTCGATGGAGGTCAAACCATTTTTCAAGGTGTTGTAAGAGGTATGGGTAGAGTTATCACTGGTGCACTTTGTAATTTCATTGCGTTCTATGTGATCTCTATACCCTTATCAGCAGTATTTGCATTTCCTTTAGATAAAGGTGTCGAAGGTTTATGGTGGGGTTTATGTGTTGGTTTGGTCACAATTtgtgtaattttaattataatcattTTCAGAGTCAATTGGACCACTGAAATGGATAGAGCATTTGAAAGAACTAAATCAATGAATATGTCTCAAGCTGATCTAGAGAATGGTTTAGaattacaacaaaaacaaatggCTCAACAAGAAAACAATTGTGGTTCTTCAACTGATGGTGTTAGTACAAGTGAAGGTTCACCAATAACAACTATTAAAGTTACCACTGAAGCTGTAGTTCAGGAATCATACGATGATgatataaatgataaaaatagtgataataataataaaaataataaaaaaaataataattcagatGATGAGGACGACGACGATGAAGatgttaaatcaaataaaaagagaagaggttataataattatagaaCTTCAAGTCATCATCAAATGAGaactaatagtaataataattttagaacAAATAGtcataataattttagaacAAATAGTAGTCCTGATTTTAGAAATGAAGTACCTGATCAATCTGTAAATAGATGTCAtccacaataa
- a CDS encoding TM2 domain-containing protein yields the protein MGHHHHHHGGSGHHHHHHHHGSGHYGGGAVLVTPIVTPVPVVYGSRSSSYCPKSMTVAYVLWFFFGILGFHRLYLGRVGTFFLYFFTAGVFGLGWLFDAFYTHKMVKHYNECEFTKSCVGQSPPATIPIYQSEGAYPTYQQVPQQPPQFYQPQQQQPQYQP from the exons atgggtcatcatcatcatcatcacggAGGCAGCggtcatcaccatcatcatcaccatcatggTAGTGGACACTATGGTGGAGGTGCAGTTTTAGTTACACCAATTGTTACACCAGTTCCAGTTGTATATGGATCaagatcatcatcatattgTCCAAAATCAATGACCGTTGCTTATGTACTTTGGTTCTTTTTTGGTATTTTAGGTTTCCACAg attataTTTAGGAAGAGTTGGTAcattctttttatatttctttaCAGCAGGTGTATTTGGTTTAGGTTGGCTATTTGATGCATTTTATACTCACAAGATGGTTAAACATTATAATGAATGTGAATTCACAAAATCATGCGTTGGACAAAGTCCACCTGCCACCATTCCAATTTATCAAAGTGAAGGAGCTTATCCAACTTATCAACAAGttccacaacaaccaccacaattctatcaaccacaacaacaacaaccacaatatcaaccataa
- the sdhD gene encoding complex II, cytochrome b small subunit (Similar to ubiquinone) encodes MIRAGKILQPSVLSPFVNGFLPKSALVSNKGLSLNSNKSLTFTFDSASIFSASSYSTTSQQQQQQKHLTARDKLPDNAKAILNYKVFHYSTIIVAVSILPTIFAQGTNLALVSDIALGISLPAHLYLGMEAVINDYIYRPALRTTSKILVGGAAIIVCAGLITLSLRDGIGSVVSALWK; translated from the exons aTGATTAGAGCTGGCAAAATTTTACAACCATCAGTTTTATCACCATTTGTAAATGGttttttaccaaaatcaGCATTGGTATCAAATAAAGGTTTAAGTCTTAATAGCAATAAATCTTTAACTTTTACTTTTGACAGTGCAAGCATTTTCTCAGCTAGTTCATATTCAACAACtagtcaacaacaacaacaacaaaaacatttAACAGCAAGAGATAAATTACCAGATAATGCAAAGGcaattttgaattataaaGTATTCCATTACAGTACAATTATTGTTGCTGTCAGTATCTTACCAACAATCTTTGCTCAAGGTACAAATTTAGCATTAGTCTCTGATATTGCCCTTGGTATTAGTCTTCCAGCTCATCTTTATTTAGGTATGGAAGCTGTTATCAATGATTACATTTATAGACCAGCTTTAagaa caACTAGTAAAATTTTAGTTGGTGGTGCTGCCATTATCGTTTGTGCTGGTCTTATTACTCTTTCACTTAGAGATGGTATTGGTAGTGTTGTTAGTGCTTTATGGaaataa
- the pssA gene encoding phosphatidylserine synthase — protein MQNIRNNTEINNSSNNININNNNNNINNNKSNNNNNNNNKQINNNNNSDNNNNNKINNNNNIYNNMANSNSNRGSTAVANHTTEQTKKEQDTLNFFYKPHTILALIIAGIVTIYFAFTKEQSQVNSVKTGILASCAAFLLFSMLQMRDGLFIRPHPAFWRVVMGVGVLYLCALVFMLFQSADDARIIMKHIDSKLGEPLPERSYADNCDLYTPDNPESNFANLKHTVNDEFIWAHFLGWWGKTLLLRDYRLCWVLSISFEILELTFAHLLPNFHECWWDHIILDILVCNALGILMGLLTIRYLHMKEYNWAGVEQPKSEERKKSWYNPITLLKQFTPQTLDTYNWEILSSWKRYLGVILLVVLISIVELNAFFLKTLLWIPPPNPINVYRLLLWCLIGTPGLREYYQFATDGKTKKLGAMAWICIANVFIEVLICVKYGGAMFWQIPTPPEVKYPWIIGTSIFTIGSVFYFTIYQKFIKTQPKVKSC, from the exons ATGCAAAACATTCGGAATAATACAGAAATAAATAACTCaagtaataatatcaatatcaataataataataataatatcaataataataaaagtaataataataataataataataataaacaaataaataataataataatagtgataataataataataataaaataaataataataataatatatataataatatggCGAATAGCAATTCGAATAGAGGATCAACGGCTGTTGCAAACCATACAACCGAACAAACTAAAAAAGAACAAGAtacattaaattttttttataaaccaCATACAATTCTTGCATTAATAATAGCAGGTATTGTTACAATTTATTTCGCATTCACAAAAGAACAATCACAAGTTAACAGTGTTAAAAc tggtATTTTAGCATCATGTGCagcatttttattattttcaatgttACAAATGAGAGATGGTTTATTTATTAGACCACATCCAGCATTTTGGAGAGTAGTGATGGGAGTTGGTGTATTATATTTATGTGCATTAGTATTTATGTTATTTCAATCAGCTGATGATGCACGTATAATTATGAAACATATCGATTCCAAATTAGGTGAACCATTACCAGAGAGATCATATGCTGATAATTGTGACCTTTATACACCAGACAATCCAGAATCAAATTTTGCAAATTTAAAACACACTGTAAACGATGAATTCATTTGGGCACATTTCTTAGGTTGGTGGGGTAAAACTTTACTCTTACGTGACTATCGTCTTTGTTGggttttatcaatttcatttgaaattttagaattaaCATTTGCTCATCTTTTACCAAATTTTCATGAATGTTGGTGGGATCAT attattttagatattttagtATGTAATGCATTAGGAATTTTGATGGGTTTATTAACAATTAGATATTTACATATGAAGGAATATAATTGGGCAGGTGTTGAACAACCAAAATCAGAAGAGAGAAAGAAATCATGGTATAATCCAATCactttattaaaacaattcaCTCCACAAACTTTAGATACATACAATTGGGAGATTTTATCATCATGGAAGAGATATCTTGGTGTTATTCTATtggttgttttaatttcaatcgTTGAATTAAATGCTTTCTTTTTGAAAACTTTATTATGgataccaccaccaaatcCAATCAATGTTTATCGTTTATTATTATGGTGTTTAATTGGTACTCCAGGTTTACGtgaatattatcaatttgcAACTGATgg taaAACTAAAAAGTTGGGTGCAATGGCATGGATTTGTATTGCAAATGTTTTCATTGAAGTTTTAATCTGTGTTAAATATGGTGGTGCTATGTTTTGGCAAATTCCAACACCACCAGAAGTTAAATATCCATGGATCATTGGTACTTCAATATTTACAATTGGTTCCGTTTTCTATTTCActatttatcaaaaattcattaaaactCAACCAAAAGTAAAATCCTGTTAA